The Terriglobales bacterium genome includes a region encoding these proteins:
- a CDS encoding DUF4440 domain-containing protein, translating to MKKLAFLAVLLVTSSVLFAADNKAKIEVEKKALIQAETDFETARAQRGLEGWLSFFAEDTANIIPGKPITFSKADMREQLNKTWNPDITLKWQPVKVDVAASGDLAYTIGTWQLTGKNRKGEAISLTGKYVTVWKKQADGTWKVAADIGNED from the coding sequence ATGAAAAAGCTCGCTTTTTTAGCCGTTTTACTGGTAACAAGCTCTGTACTGTTCGCCGCGGATAACAAGGCCAAAATCGAGGTCGAAAAGAAGGCTTTAATCCAGGCGGAGACCGATTTTGAGACCGCCCGCGCCCAAAGAGGACTGGAAGGCTGGCTCTCATTCTTTGCCGAAGATACGGCGAATATTATCCCCGGAAAGCCTATAACGTTCAGCAAAGCGGATATGCGCGAGCAACTGAACAAGACCTGGAACCCTGACATCACCTTGAAATGGCAGCCCGTCAAAGTGGATGTGGCCGCCTCTGGCGATCTAGCCTATACCATCGGTACCTGGCAACTCACCGGCAAAAACCGCAAAGGTGAAGCTATTTCCCTGACAGGCAAATACGTAACGGTATGGAAAAAACAGGCGGACGGCACCTGGAAAGTCGCAGCCGACATAGGAAATGAAGATTAA
- the cysG gene encoding siroheme synthase CysG has translation MSLFPLFLKLQGQPVLVIGGGEIAEGKIGSLLLTGASVHVVAHEATPAIRSWAQEKRIQWHQRNFAHEDVKGKQLIIAATSSADVNHAVYGEARHHGVLCNVVDDPAYCDFYFPAVVRRGDLQIAISTGGQSPALAQQLRQHLENQFGPEYAELVSELGQQRRLVLATQPAGDARKKLLHELAQQGLELASSGNEQTTVIREENQISSGRKNVYLVGAGPGDPELLTVKAHKLLRSADVILHDELVSEEILQLARPDATLINVGKRHGEKRVTQEQIHTLLLHFGSQKLIVVRLKGGDPLIFGRAAEEMQALEAAGIDFEIVPGITAALAAAAAAQVSLTDRRTASTVVFTTSHHCAGKENTDWLKMARHDATLAIYMPGSDYESLAQELEAAGFPGETPCLIVSGAATHAQQARRTTLSHLAALSPLPAPSLVLVGEALAHRRQETSADLEDISSAQAVEAEEETFRAESGD, from the coding sequence ATGTCATTGTTTCCACTATTTTTGAAACTGCAAGGCCAACCGGTTCTCGTGATCGGTGGCGGTGAGATTGCCGAAGGCAAGATTGGCAGCCTTTTGCTCACCGGCGCGTCGGTGCACGTAGTTGCGCACGAGGCGACGCCCGCAATCCGTAGCTGGGCACAGGAAAAAAGAATCCAGTGGCATCAGCGCAACTTTGCGCACGAGGATGTTAAGGGCAAACAGTTGATCATTGCCGCCACTTCTTCGGCTGACGTCAATCATGCGGTGTATGGCGAAGCGCGCCACCACGGAGTGCTTTGCAATGTAGTAGATGATCCCGCTTACTGCGACTTTTATTTTCCAGCAGTGGTGCGGCGTGGCGATCTGCAGATCGCCATCTCGACCGGCGGCCAGAGTCCTGCTCTGGCGCAGCAACTGCGCCAGCACCTGGAAAATCAGTTCGGCCCGGAATATGCAGAGCTTGTCAGCGAGCTGGGGCAGCAGCGACGTTTGGTTTTGGCCACTCAGCCCGCCGGCGATGCACGCAAAAAACTTTTGCATGAACTGGCGCAACAGGGTCTTGAGTTGGCGTCCTCGGGAAATGAACAAACAACAGTCATCCGTGAAGAAAACCAAATAAGCAGCGGCCGCAAAAATGTTTATCTGGTGGGAGCTGGTCCCGGTGATCCGGAACTGCTGACCGTGAAGGCGCACAAGCTGCTGCGCTCTGCAGACGTGATTCTGCATGACGAACTGGTTTCAGAGGAGATTCTGCAACTGGCCCGTCCCGATGCCACTCTGATCAATGTGGGCAAGCGGCACGGCGAAAAACGGGTGACGCAAGAACAGATTCATACCTTGCTGCTTCATTTTGGCTCACAGAAATTGATTGTGGTGCGCTTGAAGGGCGGCGATCCACTGATCTTTGGGCGCGCTGCCGAAGAGATGCAGGCTCTGGAAGCCGCAGGCATTGACTTTGAAATTGTTCCAGGAATCACGGCCGCCTTAGCGGCGGCGGCAGCGGCGCAGGTTTCATTGACCGATCGCCGCACCGCCTCCACCGTGGTCTTTACTACCTCTCATCATTGCGCCGGGAAAGAGAATACCGACTGGCTCAAGATGGCGCGCCACGACGCAACCCTCGCCATCTATATGCCGGGTTCTGATTATGAAAGCCTCGCACAGGAGTTGGAGGCCGCCGGGTTTCCCGGAGAAACTCCGTGTCTGATCGTCTCCGGTGCTGCCACGCACGCGCAGCAAGCGCGCCGGACAACCCTCTCGCACCTGGCCGCTCTGTCTCCATTACCCGCGCCTTCGCTGGTGCTGGTAGGCGAGGCCCTGGCGCACAGGCGTCAGGAAACTAGCGCAGATTTAGAAGATATCTCTTCCGCTCAAGCCGTCGAAGCGGAGGAAGAAACATTTCGGGCCGAGTCGGGAGACTAA
- a CDS encoding phosphoadenylyl-sulfate reductase produces the protein MNEHTLLIQALAEGWSAEEALEWASEKFPYNDVAIASSLGMEDMVLIDMASRLKKPIPVFTLDTDFLFPETYQLIETVEKKYGLVVERLRPELTPEEQAHVHGEALWGRQPDQCCHIRKVEPLTKKLSGLSAWVTGIRRKQSPSRAGTRKVEWDAKFNLIKVNPLAEWSTRDVWEYLQKHNVPYNPLHDKNYPSIGCTHCTRPIQPGQPERAGRWSGFTKTECGLHG, from the coding sequence ATGAACGAACATACCTTGTTGATTCAAGCCTTAGCGGAAGGTTGGAGCGCAGAAGAAGCGCTGGAGTGGGCCTCTGAAAAATTTCCCTACAACGACGTGGCTATCGCATCCAGCCTCGGTATGGAAGACATGGTATTGATCGACATGGCCTCGCGGCTGAAAAAGCCCATTCCTGTCTTCACGCTGGATACCGATTTCCTCTTTCCTGAAACTTACCAGCTTATCGAGACGGTGGAGAAGAAATACGGCCTGGTAGTAGAAAGACTGCGACCCGAGCTCACGCCTGAAGAGCAAGCACACGTGCATGGAGAAGCCCTTTGGGGCCGCCAGCCAGATCAGTGTTGCCACATCCGCAAAGTCGAGCCGCTGACAAAGAAGCTGTCTGGGCTGAGCGCCTGGGTCACGGGCATTCGGCGCAAACAATCCCCTTCCCGCGCTGGAACCCGCAAGGTGGAGTGGGATGCAAAGTTCAACCTGATCAAAGTCAATCCTTTGGCGGAGTGGAGCACGCGCGATGTGTGGGAATATCTGCAAAAACACAATGTTCCCTACAATCCGCTGCATGACAAGAACTATCCCAGCATTGGCTGCACGCATTGCACTCGTCCTATTCAGCCGGGCCAGCCTGAGCGGGCGGGCCGCTGGAGTGGATTCACAAAAACAGAATGCGGACTGCATGGTTAG
- the cysD gene encoding sulfate adenylyltransferase subunit CysD — translation MQYNLSYLRTLEAESIHIMREVASEFQRPVMLYSIGKDSSVMLRLAQKAFHPEPIPFPLLHIDTSYKFKEMIEFRDAQAQKLGVKLIVHTNQRALDEGATPFRLGTQRCCELLKTTALLDALRAGGFDAAFGGARRDEERSRAKERVYSFRDENGQWEPRSQRPELWNLFNSRVKPGESIRVFPLSNWTELDIWLYIHLEKIPVVPLYFAKEREMLVRGASLVPVEQPFIPRLANEHPQFVRCRMRSLGCSPCTGAIRSEADTVPKIMEELVSFRRSERENRAIDHDLDGSMEIKKRAGYF, via the coding sequence ATGCAATACAACCTCAGTTATCTGCGCACGCTGGAAGCCGAGAGCATCCACATTATGCGCGAGGTCGCCTCTGAGTTTCAGCGGCCGGTGATGCTGTACTCCATCGGCAAGGATTCCTCCGTGATGCTGCGGCTGGCGCAAAAAGCCTTTCATCCCGAACCCATTCCCTTCCCGCTGCTGCACATTGATACCAGCTACAAATTCAAGGAGATGATTGAATTCCGCGATGCCCAGGCGCAAAAGCTCGGAGTGAAGCTGATTGTACACACCAACCAGCGCGCACTCGATGAAGGCGCAACTCCCTTCCGTCTGGGGACGCAGCGCTGTTGCGAGTTGCTGAAGACCACCGCCCTGCTCGATGCCCTTCGTGCCGGTGGCTTCGACGCTGCATTTGGCGGGGCACGGCGTGACGAAGAACGCTCCCGTGCCAAAGAAAGGGTTTATTCCTTCCGCGATGAGAACGGACAGTGGGAGCCCAGAAGCCAGCGTCCTGAGTTGTGGAATCTGTTTAACAGCCGGGTAAAGCCGGGTGAGAGCATCCGCGTCTTCCCCTTGTCGAACTGGACTGAACTCGATATCTGGCTCTATATCCACTTGGAAAAAATTCCCGTCGTGCCGTTGTACTTCGCAAAGGAGCGCGAGATGCTGGTGCGCGGTGCCTCGCTGGTTCCGGTCGAGCAGCCTTTTATTCCGCGTCTGGCGAACGAGCATCCCCAGTTTGTGCGCTGCCGCATGAGGTCGCTGGGTTGCAGTCCCTGCACCGGCGCCATACGTTCGGAAGCTGATACCGTGCCGAAAATCATGGAAGAGCTGGTTTCGTTCCGCCGCTCCGAGCGCGAGAACCGCGCCATTGATCATGACCTGGATGGCTCGATGGAAATCAAAAAACGGGCAGGATACTTTTGA
- the cysN gene encoding sulfate adenylyltransferase subunit CysN, translated as MPTLPLQETDLTTLESFFQQELDKDLLRLVTAGSVDDGKSTLIGRLLYDSQSVYEDQLHAVHRASQTRNNGNLDLSLLTDGLRAEREQGITIDVAYRYFTTHKRKFILADTPGHVQYTRNMATGASNADLAIVLLDARRGIQEQSRRHAYIASLLGITHLVVAVNKMDQVSYKEDVFQQIQREFSEFLDQLSFHEIYWLPMSALEGDNVVERGQNMPWFDGRPLLEYLENVKVPSAKTRSPFRFAVQRVVRPHQDFRGYSGEISSGVIHVGSPVKVLPAGPVTIVKSIHTYEGEQNFAFAPMSVTLSLQDEIDISRGDLICSAEAPPLVSRSFVATVIWFDERPLQLSRKYLLKHMTQFTRAEVKALQHRVNIQSFSPEPCESLKMNEIGVAEIEASQEIFFDPYRENRYAGSAILIDPETNFTVGALIMLGASGKQQIAHPTQEKGKWAPLTADERVSRFGHRPAVLALAGREKLVQHLERRLFEQGAQVAILKRWNEDAAAVLREAGVIVLALDAAAKATVSLPPLPQEDEQAVDKVLDVLLAANVLLRI; from the coding sequence ATGCCCACCCTACCTTTACAAGAAACCGACCTCACCACGCTCGAGAGTTTTTTTCAGCAGGAGCTGGATAAAGACCTGCTGCGCCTGGTGACCGCGGGAAGTGTAGATGACGGCAAATCTACCTTGATTGGCAGGCTTCTGTACGACTCGCAGAGCGTTTATGAGGACCAGTTGCATGCCGTCCATCGCGCCTCGCAAACCCGCAACAACGGAAACCTCGATCTCTCGTTGCTGACCGACGGGCTGCGCGCAGAACGCGAGCAAGGCATCACCATTGATGTCGCCTATCGTTACTTCACCACGCACAAGCGGAAGTTCATTCTTGCCGATACCCCCGGACACGTGCAGTACACGCGCAACATGGCCACCGGCGCCTCGAACGCAGACCTGGCCATCGTTCTGCTCGATGCCCGCCGCGGCATTCAGGAACAATCGCGCCGCCACGCTTACATCGCTTCCCTGCTTGGGATCACACACCTGGTGGTTGCGGTCAACAAAATGGACCAGGTTTCTTACAAAGAAGATGTATTCCAGCAAATCCAGCGCGAGTTCTCTGAATTTCTCGATCAACTTTCATTCCACGAGATTTATTGGCTCCCCATGAGCGCGTTGGAGGGCGACAACGTGGTTGAGCGCGGCCAAAACATGCCCTGGTTCGACGGCCGGCCCTTGCTCGAATATCTCGAGAACGTTAAGGTTCCCAGTGCAAAGACCAGATCGCCATTCCGCTTTGCAGTGCAGCGTGTGGTGAGGCCTCATCAGGATTTTCGCGGCTACAGCGGAGAAATTTCTTCCGGCGTAATCCATGTGGGCAGCCCGGTCAAAGTGCTTCCCGCCGGCCCCGTGACCATCGTAAAAAGCATCCACACGTATGAGGGCGAGCAGAACTTCGCCTTCGCGCCCATGTCGGTCACGCTTAGCCTGCAGGATGAAATTGATATCAGCCGAGGCGATCTTATCTGCTCGGCAGAGGCGCCACCGCTGGTTTCGCGCTCTTTCGTCGCCACCGTGATTTGGTTCGATGAGCGTCCGCTTCAGCTCTCACGTAAATACCTGCTGAAGCACATGACTCAATTTACCCGGGCTGAAGTTAAAGCCCTGCAACATCGAGTCAACATCCAGAGCTTTTCTCCGGAACCGTGCGAAAGCCTGAAGATGAACGAAATCGGTGTGGCCGAGATCGAAGCCTCGCAGGAAATTTTCTTTGATCCGTATCGCGAAAACCGCTATGCGGGAAGCGCGATCTTGATTGATCCCGAGACCAACTTCACCGTGGGCGCGCTCATTATGCTGGGAGCCTCCGGCAAACAGCAAATTGCGCATCCTACGCAGGAGAAAGGCAAGTGGGCCCCTCTCACCGCCGACGAGCGTGTCTCCCGCTTCGGACACCGGCCTGCAGTGCTAGCCCTGGCGGGCAGGGAGAAGCTGGTTCAGCACCTGGAGCGCAGGCTCTTTGAGCAGGGCGCGCAGGTTGCGATCTTAAAGCGTTGGAACGAAGATGCCGCCGCTGTTCTGCGAGAAGCGGGAGTCATTGTCCTCGCGCTGGATGCCGCCGCCAAAGCGACAGTCTCTCTGCCGCCTTTGCCCCAGGAAGATGAACAGGCGGTGGACAAGGTTCTCGATGTATTGCTGGCCGCAAATGTTCTGCTGCGGATTTAG